Proteins encoded by one window of Ascochyta rabiei chromosome 1, complete sequence:
- a CDS encoding Ubiquitin-like protein 1, variant 2 has translation MQIKVRTLTGKEIELDIEPEYKVSRIKERVEEKEGIPPAQQRLIYGGKQMADDKTAADYQLEGGATLHLVLALRGGC, from the exons ATGCAGATCAA AGTACGAACTCTTACCGGCAAGGAGATCGAGCTCGACATCGAACCTGAGTACAAG GTTTCAAGGATAAAGGAGCGTGTTGAGGAGAAGGAAGGTATCCCGCCGGCACAGCAGCGTTTGATCTACGGTGGCAAGCAGAT GGCCGACGACAAGACCGCGGCAGACTACCAGCTTGAGGGCGGCGCAACGCTTCACTTGGTCCTTGCCCTTCGTGGCGGCTGCTGA
- a CDS encoding Ubiquitin-like protein 1 has protein sequence MQIKVRTLTGKEIELDIEPEYKVSRIKERVEEKEGIPPAQQRLIYGGKQMYIYTQCAQRSREADTSIRADDKTAADYQLEGGATLHLVLALRGGC, from the exons ATGCAGATCAA AGTACGAACTCTTACCGGCAAGGAGATCGAGCTCGACATCGAACCTGAGTACAAG GTTTCAAGGATAAAGGAGCGTGTTGAGGAGAAGGAAGGTATCCCGCCGGCACAGCAGCGTTTGATCTACGGTGGCAAGCAGATGTACATCTACACACAGTGCGCACAGAGGAGCAGGGAGGCTGACACGTCCATCAGGGCCGACGACAAGACCGCGGCAGACTACCAGCTTGAGGGCGGCGCAACGCTTCACTTGGTCCTTGCCCTTCGTGGCGGCTGCTGA